The region GTGTTTATTTTCCAACTGACAACCAATGGCATAACCTGAGTCGGTTGGATAAACAATGACACCACCATTACGCACAATCGCCACGGCCTGACTGATCAGGCGAGTTTGTGGGTTTTCTGGGTGAACATAAAAATACTGGCTCATGCTAATTCCTCATCATCCAGCGTATTTACTGGTGCTTTAGGGACAATTCCCCACTCGTTCCATACTGGAACCACACCGGCGGGTAGCCAGAGATTTCTTCCTAACTCCATCCAAGGCGATGGGTAATGGAAGTCGCTACCTTGAGATGCTAATAGATTGTATTGTATCGCATAATCAGCCAAGTTGCGCTTTTCTTGCGGAGCTTGTTGTGGTTGTGACACTTCCATCGCATCTCCACCCGCTTGTGCATACGCTTCAATCAGACGTTTTAACCATTTGGTCGTCAGATCATAACGGCCCGGATGCGCAAGTACCGCTTGACCACCAGCCGCATGAATCGCGTTAATGGCATCAGCCATTGAACACCAGCTTGGTGGCACATAACCGGGGTTATTGCGGGTCATGTATTTCTTAAAAACTTTTTGCATATTGGGAGCAAAGCCCTGCTCC is a window of Vibrio porteresiae DSM 19223 DNA encoding:
- the rnm gene encoding RNase RNM, with the protein product MNIIDLHSHTTASDGRFTYDALIDRAIEMGVGVLAITDHDTVDALAAAHDYIKQNDKPLQLINGIEFSTLWQNKDIHIVGLNIDPTHPALTALIEEQKQRRDARAELIAHRLEKVTRPGVLEEVKELANGVALTRAHFAQWLVEQGFAPNMQKVFKKYMTRNNPGYVPPSWCSMADAINAIHAAGGQAVLAHPGRYDLTTKWLKRLIEAYAQAGGDAMEVSQPQQAPQEKRNLADYAIQYNLLASQGSDFHYPSPWMELGRNLWLPAGVVPVWNEWGIVPKAPVNTLDDEELA